One window of the Candidatus Zixiibacteriota bacterium genome contains the following:
- a CDS encoding conserved hypothetical protein (Evidence 4 : Unknown function but conserved in other organisms) — protein sequence MVILFLPSSAGAEPDGGLFRVERTSVLIFVILFSAVILTYTRWAKQGKKLFIRKIAGLDAVEEAVGRATEMGKPVLFIPGISEIDEIETIAGVSILGRVARITAQYDTPLIVPVRYPMILAAGQEVVEQAYTEMGKKDSYNQDIVRYVAGEQFAFTATVNGIMMRDKPAANIYMGAFFAESLLLAETGNAAGSIQIAGTARPEQLPFFVAACDYTLMGEELFAASSYLSHEPLLLGGLKGQDFIKVLLVAAVAIGTILMTFEAGETFKKLFTAG from the coding sequence ATGGTAATCTTGTTTCTTCCGTCTTCGGCGGGTGCCGAGCCGGACGGCGGCCTATTCCGGGTGGAAAGAACCTCGGTATTGATTTTTGTCATACTTTTCTCGGCGGTAATTCTCACCTATACCCGCTGGGCCAAGCAGGGGAAGAAGTTATTTATCCGGAAAATCGCCGGTCTTGACGCGGTCGAAGAGGCCGTCGGACGGGCCACGGAGATGGGTAAGCCGGTCCTTTTTATCCCCGGTATTTCCGAAATCGATGAAATTGAAACGATCGCCGGGGTCTCCATCCTCGGCCGGGTTGCCCGGATTACGGCCCAGTACGATACCCCTTTGATTGTGCCGGTCAGATACCCCATGATTCTGGCCGCCGGTCAGGAAGTGGTCGAGCAGGCCTATACCGAAATGGGAAAGAAGGACTCTTACAATCAGGATATAGTTCGCTATGTCGCCGGTGAGCAGTTCGCTTTCACTGCTACTGTCAATGGTATCATGATGCGCGATAAACCGGCCGCCAATATTTATATGGGGGCCTTTTTTGCCGAATCGCTCCTTCTGGCCGAAACCGGCAACGCCGCCGGATCGATTCAGATTGCCGGAACCGCCCGTCCCGAGCAGTTGCCCTTCTTTGTCGCCGCCTGCGACTATACCCTGATGGGTGAGGAGTTATTTGCGGCCTCCAGTTATCTGAGTCACGAGCCGTTGCTTCTCGGCGGCCTTAAGGGCCAGGATTTTATCAAGGTCCTGTTGGTGGCGGCCGTGGCGATCGGCACTATTTTAATGACTTTCGAGGCCGGTGAAACCTTTAAAAAATTATTCACCGCGGGATAA